One genomic region from Myxocyprinus asiaticus isolate MX2 ecotype Aquarium Trade chromosome 27, UBuf_Myxa_2, whole genome shotgun sequence encodes:
- the LOC127417642 gene encoding uncharacterized protein LOC127417642 isoform X3: MATAEPETLTNPLSSEEETNNENRQEIVSLEDYIKHPLQNRWALWFFKNDKSKTWQANLRLISKFDTVEDFWAGAETREGGGMRCRGDLGAAIRQGSSHLPGDGGVAAGRREPEEPLPSTEEGEERFRPPGAGGLAAICRGRSELVSARGAVEVHRSQGGPPADRTAGRAASPLQRWGGTELIRLVAPWTESGRGGV; this comes from the exons ATGGCGACTGCTGAACCG GAAACTTTAACAAATCCACTGAGTTCAGAAGAAGAAACAAACAACGAAAATAGGCAAGAGATTGTAAGTCTTGAAGATTACATCAAACATCCTCTGCAGAACAG ATGGGCCCTTTGGttctttaaaaatgacaaaagcaaAACATGGCAAGCTAATCTCCGACTCATCTCAAAGTTCGACACAGTGGAAGACTTCTGGGC tggtgccgaaacccgggagggaggagggatgcgctgtcgcggagacCTCGgagctgccatccgccaggggagcagccatctgcctggggatggaggggtcgctgccggccgccgagagccagaggaaccgctgccgtccaccgaagaaggggaggagcggttccgtccaccaggggccggaggactcgctgccatctgccgggggaggagcgagctggtgtcCGCCAGAGGAGCGGTTGAG gttcacaggagtcagggtggaccaccagctgacagaacggccggaagagcagcgtctcccctccaaaGATGGGGGGGGACTGAGTTAATCAGACTGGTAGCGCCCTGGACTGAAtcaggcaggggaggagtgtga
- the LOC127417642 gene encoding eukaryotic translation initiation factor 4E-1A-like isoform X2, which translates to MATAEPETLTNPLSSEEETNNENRQEIVSLEDYIKHPLQNRWALWFFKNDKSKTWQANLRLISKFDTVEDFWALYNHIQLSSNLMSGCDYSLFKDGIEPMWEDERNKQGGRWLITLSKQQRRADLDRFWLETLLCLVGEAFDDHSDDVCGAVINVRTKGDKIAIWTTDYENKDAVVHIGHVYKERLGVPQKVIIGYQSHADTATKSVSTTKNKFVV; encoded by the exons ATGGCGACTGCTGAACCG GAAACTTTAACAAATCCACTGAGTTCAGAAGAAGAAACAAACAACGAAAATAGGCAAGAGATTGTAAGTCTTGAAGATTACATCAAACATCCTCTGCAGAACAG ATGGGCCCTTTGGttctttaaaaatgacaaaagcaaAACATGGCAAGCTAATCTCCGACTCATCTCAAAGTTCGACACAGTGGAAGACTTCTGGGC GCTTTACAATCACATTCAATTATCAAGTAACTTAATGTCAGGATGTGACTACTCCCTCTTCAAG GACGGCATTGAGCCCATGTGGGAGGATGAGAGAAATAAGCAGGGTGGCCGCTGGCTAATCACCCTTTCCAAACAGCAACGCAGAGCCGACCTGGACCGCTTCTGGTTGGAGACA CTTTTGTGCCTTGTGGGAGAAGCATTCGATGACCATAGCGATGATGTGTGTGGTGCTGTCATCAATGTGCGAACAAAGGGAGACAAAATAGCGATATGGACGACAGACTATGAGAacaaagatgctgttgtacacatCGG GCATGTGTACAAGGAAAGATTAGGTGTGCCACAAAAGGTCATCATTGGATACCAGTCACATGCGGACACAGCCACCAAAAGTGTTTCCACCACCAAGAATAAGTTTGTTGTTTAA
- the LOC127417642 gene encoding eukaryotic translation initiation factor 4E-1A-like isoform X4, whose protein sequence is MATAEPETLTNPLSSEEETNNENRQEIVSLEDYIKHPLQNRWALWFFKNDKSKTWQANLRLISKFDTVEDFWALYNHIQLSSNLMSGCDYSLFKDGIEPMWEDERNKQGGRWLITLSKQQRRADLDRFWLETLLCLVGEAFDDHSDDVCGAVINVRTKGDKIAIWTTDYENKDAVVHIGYNQSF, encoded by the exons ATGGCGACTGCTGAACCG GAAACTTTAACAAATCCACTGAGTTCAGAAGAAGAAACAAACAACGAAAATAGGCAAGAGATTGTAAGTCTTGAAGATTACATCAAACATCCTCTGCAGAACAG ATGGGCCCTTTGGttctttaaaaatgacaaaagcaaAACATGGCAAGCTAATCTCCGACTCATCTCAAAGTTCGACACAGTGGAAGACTTCTGGGC GCTTTACAATCACATTCAATTATCAAGTAACTTAATGTCAGGATGTGACTACTCCCTCTTCAAG GACGGCATTGAGCCCATGTGGGAGGATGAGAGAAATAAGCAGGGTGGCCGCTGGCTAATCACCCTTTCCAAACAGCAACGCAGAGCCGACCTGGACCGCTTCTGGTTGGAGACA CTTTTGTGCCTTGTGGGAGAAGCATTCGATGACCATAGCGATGATGTGTGTGGTGCTGTCATCAATGTGCGAACAAAGGGAGACAAAATAGCGATATGGACGACAGACTATGAGAacaaagatgctgttgtacacatCGGGTATAACCAATCTTTTTGA
- the LOC127417642 gene encoding uncharacterized protein LOC127417642 isoform X1: protein MATAEPETLTNPLSSEEETNNENRQEIVSLEDYIKHPLQNRWALWFFKNDKSKTWQANLRLISKFDTVEDFWAGAETREGGGMRCRGDLGAAIRQGSSHLPGDGGVAAGRREPEEPLPSTEEGEERFRPPGAGGLAAICRGRSELVSARGAVEVWATAHPGAGEQVLLPLSVCLRSSFPSPHASPRLSPRFTGVRVDHQLTERPEEQRLPSKDGGGLS from the exons ATGGCGACTGCTGAACCG GAAACTTTAACAAATCCACTGAGTTCAGAAGAAGAAACAAACAACGAAAATAGGCAAGAGATTGTAAGTCTTGAAGATTACATCAAACATCCTCTGCAGAACAG ATGGGCCCTTTGGttctttaaaaatgacaaaagcaaAACATGGCAAGCTAATCTCCGACTCATCTCAAAGTTCGACACAGTGGAAGACTTCTGGGC tggtgccgaaacccgggagggaggagggatgcgctgtcgcggagacCTCGgagctgccatccgccaggggagcagccatctgcctggggatggaggggtcgctgccggccgccgagagccagaggaaccgctgccgtccaccgaagaaggggaggagcggttccgtccaccaggggccggaggactcgctgccatctgccgggggaggagcgagctggtgtcCGCCAGAGGAGCGGTTGAGGTCTGGGCAACAGCACATCCGGGAGCTGGCGAGCAAGTTCTCCTCCCTctttctgtgtgtctccgctcatcctttccctctccccacgcctcccctcgtctctcccccaggttcacaggagtcagggtggaccaccagctgacagaacggccggaagagcagcgtctcccctccaaaGATGGGGGGGGACTGAGTTAA